A window of Microbacterium sp. Root61 genomic DNA:
GCTGTGAGTGGCATCCGTCCATCGTACCGCAAATAGACCGGTCGTCTAGAGTTGGATGGTTTGCCGGGTGTCGCACGATCGACAGGGGGTCGCTAGCGTCGGAGACGCATGCACGACGCGTGCACCTCGAAGGAAGGTCCACCATGGAGCATTTCGACACGATCGTCATCGGTGCGGGCGTCGCAGGCCTGACGGCGGCGCGACTCCTGGCGAAGGCGGACCGGCAAGTCGTGGTGCTCGAGGCCCGCGATCGCGTGGGCGGTCGGGTGTGGACGGACCGCGCGGACGGACTCGTCACCGACCTCGGGGCGTCCTGGATCCACGGCATCAACGACTCCCCTGTCGCCGCGGCCGCCGAGGCGTTCGGCATGCCGATGGTCGAGTTCACGGTCGGGGGCTACCAGCCCGACAGCCGCCCCATCGCCTACTACGGCGTGGATGGGACGCGATTGACCGATGCCGCGGCGCAGGCCTTCATCGATGACATCCACACCGTCGATGCCACACTTCTCGACACGGTCGCGGCGTCCGCTCCGGATGCTTCTTATCGCGACGTGACCGAGGCCGCGCTGGCCGCGCAGGGATGGCACGATGAGCGCACCCAGCGCGTGCGGGAGTATCTGGAGCACCGGTCGGAGGAGCAGTACGGCGCGTGGATCGAAGATCTCGCCGCGCACGGTCTCGACGACGACACGGTCGACGGCGACGAGGTGGTGTTCCCTGACGGGTACGACCGGCTTCCGGCCGGCCTTGCGGAAGGGCTGGATGTCCGCCTGTCGCACGTCGCGTCGGGGGTCGAGTGGTCGGCCGAAGGAGTCGTCGTCGTGACGGACCGCGGCACGTTCTCCGCCGCCTCCGCGATCGTCACGGTGCCGGTCGGCGTGCTGCAGTCCGACGACTTCGTCATCGATCCGCCCCTCCCCCAACCTGTCGCCGGCGCGCTCAGCCGGCTCACGATGAACGCCTTCGAGAAGGTCTTCCTGCGCTTCCCGACGAAGTTCTGGGACGACGAGGTGTACGCGATCCGCCAGCAGGGACCCGAGGGGCGGTGGTGGCACTCCTGGTACGACCTCACGCCGCTGCACGGCACCCCCACGCTGCTGACGTTCGCCGCCGGACCCGCCGCGGTGGAAACGCGCGACTGGGACGGCGAGCAGCTCGTCGAGTCGATCCTCGACCAGCTGGAGCGCCTCTACGGCGATCGGATGCAGCCGCCCACGCATGTCACGCTCACCGCCTGGCAGGACGATCCGTTCGCGCGCGGCTCGTACGCCTACATGACGGTGGGCTCGACGACGGCCGACCACGACGACCTCGCAACGCCGATCGGCGGTGTGCTGCACATCGCGGGCGAGGCGACCTGGACCGATGACCCGGCCACGGTGACCGCGGCGCTGTGCTCGGGGCATCGCGCGGCCGCGAACGTGCTGGGGCGCGACATCCCCCTCGACCAGATCTGGACCTGACAGCACCGGGCGTACACGCGTCGCGGCCGGCCGCATCGACGAAGTCGTCGACACAGCCGGCCGCGTGGAACCGCGTCAGGCGCCCGGAGCCGCGGGGCCGCCCTCGGTGATCGCGGCCTGCGGAGCATCGGCGAAGGTCGTCTGCGCCCCCTCCGCGATGCCGCGGCCGAGCGCCTGCCCCTGGATCACTGCGCTGAGGTCCAGACCGGTCGTGGCTTTGACGCTCTCGAACGTCGCCGTGAGGCTCGCAGCCTGCTCGCGGGCGAGGTGGGTCGCCGCACTGTCCCCGCCGATCAGGGTGATGTTGCCGACCTTCTCGTAGCCCTTGGCGAACTCCGCCATGAGCTGCGGCAGCTGGCCGATGATCTCCCGGGCGAGGATCGCGTCCTGGTCCTCCCGCAGTGCGGCCGCCTCAGCGGTCAGCGCCTCGGCCGTGGCCAAACCGCGAAGGCGGATGGCCTCCGACTCGGCTTCGGCCTGCACTCGCACAGCGGCGGCATCCGCTTCTGCCTGCATCCGAACCGCTGCAGCCTCAGCGGACGCGGACGCCTCGCGTGCGGACGCCTGCGCCTTGACGGCGTATGCCTCGGCATCCGAGCGCTCCTGAGCGACCTTTCGGTCGGCCTCGGCGTTCTTCTCGCGCTTGTACGCCTCAGCATCCGCCGCCGCCTGCTGCGTGTAGGCCGCAGCGTCGGCAGAGGTCTGCTCCCGATACTTATCGGCGTCGGCGACCTTCTTCACCTCGGCGTCGAGGCGCGCCTGGGTGTTGTTCGCCTCCTGCAGGAGCACGCCCTGCTCGGCTTCGGCGCGCGCCAGGTTCTCGGCCTGCTCGGCCTGCGCGTTCGCACGACCGACCTCCGACTTCGCGGCAGCGCTGTTCTTGTCGAGCGCGGTCTGCTCGATGAGGTTGGCCTCGTCGGCCGCGAGCTGACGCTTCTTCACCTCGCG
This region includes:
- a CDS encoding flavin monoamine oxidase family protein, producing the protein MEHFDTIVIGAGVAGLTAARLLAKADRQVVVLEARDRVGGRVWTDRADGLVTDLGASWIHGINDSPVAAAAEAFGMPMVEFTVGGYQPDSRPIAYYGVDGTRLTDAAAQAFIDDIHTVDATLLDTVAASAPDASYRDVTEAALAAQGWHDERTQRVREYLEHRSEEQYGAWIEDLAAHGLDDDTVDGDEVVFPDGYDRLPAGLAEGLDVRLSHVASGVEWSAEGVVVVTDRGTFSAASAIVTVPVGVLQSDDFVIDPPLPQPVAGALSRLTMNAFEKVFLRFPTKFWDDEVYAIRQQGPEGRWWHSWYDLTPLHGTPTLLTFAAGPAAVETRDWDGEQLVESILDQLERLYGDRMQPPTHVTLTAWQDDPFARGSYAYMTVGSTTADHDDLATPIGGVLHIAGEATWTDDPATVTAALCSGHRAAANVLGRDIPLDQIWT
- a CDS encoding SPFH domain-containing protein, encoding MDLFQLISIAVVAGVIFVVALIGFIIFRAWYQVPKADEAIVIVGKKARDSTEGEANKMTVISGRGAFVNKLTQRSDKVSLRSRQIKFEPTAQTINGVTIDLTGVALVKIGSTPDQVRRAAERFASQDDAIVIFTTEQLEGALRGVVAKLTVEQVMQDRQKLSDEIAEGISGDLLAQGLVLDSFAIQGITDKNDYISALGAKEVQRVKREADIAEIDATREVKKRQLAADEANLIEQTALDKNSAAAKSEVGRANAQAEQAENLARAEAEQGVLLQEANNTQARLDAEVKKVADADKYREQTSADAAAYTQQAAADAEAYKREKNAEADRKVAQERSDAEAYAVKAQASAREASASAEAAAVRMQAEADAAAVRVQAEAESEAIRLRGLATAEALTAEAAALREDQDAILAREIIGQLPQLMAEFAKGYEKVGNITLIGGDSAATHLAREQAASLTATFESVKATTGLDLSAVIQGQALGRGIAEGAQTTFADAPQAAITEGGPAAPGA